TACCACTAATGTCACTTTCAACAGACTTAATCCGATAAAAAGAAGGATTTCCGAAAGGATAACATAAAAAGATTACATTTTCTTCCCAAATATTCTCcataaagaaatttaaaattcataatgaaataccgaaaataaatcACACACCCAACCGACGATATAGCTCCcgtgtatatatataaattgaTTTCGCGTTTTTACGATGCGATAACTCCTGCAACAGCTTGCAAACAGAACCTGTTATTTTGTCGGGatatttacttttttattatgCAAGCCACGTAATCCTATTTCATGTCAGAGCCATAAACAATATTATTCAAGAAAAAGCATCTTTTCGATGTCAATTGGTAATAAATGGATTGGTTCTATATATAGAaatataaaaggaaaaattgtatCCCACGAGGAATAGACACACacagagagagatagagagagctCTACCAATAATATAATAttctaataataataataatattttcctcTGAGATGCCATTCCATGTTTACCATCCGCTGTTCCTCCGAAGTTCTAGTTGGATTCGCATTagataatattttaaattggatTATTACATACATGAAAGGAAATCATAGGGATTTAAAAGTAATTGTGTGTGAGCGTAGCTTTTCTTGGTTCATATATAAATAATAGATAAGGGGTTtgtttatgtgaaaaatgttttgaacatTGTCTGCATACTGATAATATGACGCATTttgttgtataaaatgatGTTGAATGTTCTATGTTAACGTTTTAAGGGATATATTATGGTGGCttacagaaaattttttacGAAACATGAAAGAGCTATAAAGATACACATTTGCAATACCCATTCTTATACccacatatatatacacattcACTCATGTTGCAGTAGATATTTCTAAGGATTTTCGTATAAGAAAAATGCCATTGCCAGAATGTTTAGTATAAATGCAGgcgattttcatattttcaattattaatgGGTAGTATAAACAGAGGCAATATGAACGATTCTCAGAAGATTTGTTATCAAGTTATGGTATGTCTTCAAAGGttaaaaagagaaaaacgttttctctGTAAAGCAGTTCACCAGAAGATGACTTACTTGCATGAAAATGGGTTAATTAGGAAGCTATAATAGTTGTGGAGTGTAGTTGAAATAAAGTGTGACGCGATACGGGTCGAAAAAATATAGAATTTCCGTCTGAAGATTAATAGGTGAGTTTGATGTatgcaacacaattttatgATTATAAAGGACAATGACGGTAAGTATTCATGAGTACAATTAATCGAGTATGTCAATTCCTTTGATCTAAGGTTTTTCAACAGTTTggtgtaaaatcttttacttcatttgttcatatATATTTTGCCACATAAAAAAGCGCATTAGTCAGaactaaatagcctcaatacaaacaacacacccTCTACGGATAAAAGCGGCAGAGttgaaattttgcttgatttttgcaagtggttccagGTGGTACTATTCGCTTAATTTGTCGCTGTCGGTAACATATTATACAGTTGGCTACTGTAAGTCATAGCGTAATAAATTCGGCACTACTTATTTGATGTTTTAGTTTGGCTAGTCTGTTGCTGACGCGTAACGTAAAAAATTTGCAATCTACTTGCAGCAAACTATCAAGAGGAGCATCGAGCACACTAAACGGGATGTGAcgggatggctcagtggttacgtactagccttccaccaaaatgatccgggttcgattcccgtgacAGACAAATTccgcatggaatttttctagcgattatatcgcattggtaacgtccttagttcactcaagcttcataatttgggtagttgcggagtgtttggtggctgcaacgatgtacacactgaatgaatcgtatcacgtaacccaaatacgatgaatttgtgtacatatgtctagcctacattaaggcgagatatcaatttcgcacctaactttcctcagagagtaattacatacttcgaggcgtggttcggaagtcacgtaaagccggtggtccagactgaacTTGTTATTGGCTGTAAAAGGCTGATAAAAcgatattcaatttttaaacttcTAGCATAAAATTCTCTGGCCCTTACATACTGTCAACAAGTGAAATATGGGTTTGTTGTTACCAAAAACGTATTCATAACTATGTCTTAACCAGACCACTCACTCCATGATTTTAAGTGTTATTTCACTGTCAGCATCACAAACAAATTAACATTTGCGTCATTCTCATTAAATTTCCCTTGGTTGTGAAACGTTGGTGAGCTCAAATTTGTTTCAAGGACGTTTACATTAACCGAATTTTATAAAGATCACAAAGCGTTTAACAGCCTGTATGAGTCAGCCTTTGCTTTATTTGGTCAAAAACaggtaaagttttttttttataatttattgaatgcaaaaaaaagtactcctGACCGACACAACAATTAATCGGTTACTGCACAACCAAAACCTCATTGCCATAtctcttcaaaaaattttcagctGGAACCCCAGGAATACAACCGAAATCACAATTACATCCAAATACGTTACAATCTCCTACACCACAGAAGTAGTCAACGGGTGGGAATCCATTACCACATAAAGCTACCATACAAAGGTTGGGAACGTCACCAAGAGCAGGACACAACATTGTGCTCATACTAATGGCTTTGGTATAATCCGTACACGATCtagttttattcaaattaacaaACACAACTTGTTGTGCATAGCAACACTCTGCACGAACATTACGCATAAAGTGACAAAGACTTATTAAtgaaaccaacaaacaaaatttgatgttCATCGTATCGTTCTGAGAATAAAACTGCGATTAAATTCTTGGCGAACAAGTAATATGAATGTAACTCGATTAAAATACACAATGCAGTGAAAGCGCACATCAGACTGATGCGTGTCTTAAGTCTTATCAATTTCGTCTTTCTTTACATTTATCATTACCATGGTCAGACTTCGGCTTTCAATAAACAATCGTAGAGAGAAAATTGTGATAACATTGCGTTGATACACAATTAAAGGAGGAAGTCGTCAATTCAGAAGATAAGAATGTCGCGATTCTATAGaatgttatgatcagagcgagaaaaccgaagacgaagactagttattgtaatttgccttggggtacttgtcaaagtatttgtttctctttcaacgtggtacgttgagagcgagaggacagaagaccagtttattttaacttgcgtCAAACTTCGTATTTATACTGCTCTTTGCCCGAAGACAAATCCCACAGTGAACACGAGATGAGGCGCAACACAGCATCGACCAAACCGAGAACAACGATCAGACCAACACAAGAAGATAACTAGAATCGCAGCGCTAGTTGATGTTAAGCCACATCTAACCGGACATCAGAACTGTTTCGGCCTCGAggttagaggtgtgcgccgccgAGATTTTAGCCGGCGGCGCGGCTGAGCCGAGAAACAACCGACGCCGCCGCTAATACAAAAATGTCAGCCAGCCGCCGACCGCCGCCGATGCTTATCGACGGCTGAGAAATAAAGTGAATTCTACCTGTAACTTGATCaaattttgatgatactaCGAGTCGTATCGACTTCTGGGCGGTAATGtcttgaagaaaatgatgCATATATTAGAAAATTCAactaattcttaaaaaattctggaaaGTTTCCTTCGTTCAGCTCGCAATCACGCTCGGGAATTGGAACAAATATATATAATTAAAACGAGGATTGTTGGCGTGCGttaaatgtataaaaatgGTGCTTAGACCGACCACGGTGCTGGAAATGATAAACCGTGCGAATTGTAAAGTAAGGTCACACTTTTGCGATTCCGTTATTAAATGCTAAAGTTAAATGTTTTCTGAAAACTATACAGAAACACTTTGCAATTTCAGCAACatttaatttctcatttaGCTCTAAAGTATGGCATAGTGAATTTGCAAGAAATATAAAACTAACActtgttgattttatttaactcTTGCTACATTCGGCAGTCTTTTAATGACTTATGTTGAACGTCCAATCTTATTGATAAAACCATTCGCATCCCTAACTagtgtttttctattttatactGAAAACTATCGGCGCGCCGCGACTGAGCCGCGCCGCCGATAAATGTCTCTGCCGGCGCGCAGCCGCTGGTACTCTGACACTCGGCTGGCCGCCGCCGAAATTTTTCggtcggcgcacacctctactcGAGGTACGGAGTCATGGCGGCCACTGACCGTTGAGAACGGTGCTCTTCAGCTGTTTCCACGATTCACCTCTTCACAGTACAGGCTATGATCGCTACGTGAACTGGTGTTAGCGTCATAGGGAAGCAGGACATTTTAACCAAGCGGTCAATTTATGGAACCACAAAGAAACAGGattgaaattaaggaaaattgcatttcgaaGGCTTCAAAGGCACAAGACACAAACGAAAACAATCACTAGAACACCTTTAAACGACGCACTGTGATAACACCACTCCCATAACTCTACGTTGAACTTGAAATAACTAACCTGCGTACTTGAGCCCATTCCTTCCATCGCTTACAATTAACCAGCCAGAAAAAGACGTTTCTGGTTTGAGAAACGTCTTGCGAAGGAAGTTAAGTCGATTGGATTACGTCTTTTTCTGTATAAATACGAAGTTTGACgagtacttgtcaaaatatcttcctCTCTTttatcataacactctatataGCGCCTCAAAAATTCTATATTCACAGTCCAAGAATGTAAGATTGTTATATTATAATGTCTGGTGCAActtgcttttgttttcgatgctGAAGTATACACTTTGAAGACTTTGGGTTAGTTTCGGTCCGGACCCAAATCATGgttagggaaaaaaattgaaatttaaaaatcaaatccgTAATCTATTGTTAAGGTGTGCCCCATATGAGATTGGTAGCCCAAAATTTGTGAGAGATATGtctataaaagtgatattttgcGGGGGTTGTTAATagcctttttttttaaattggtgGTCGTTGTCTTACAGAAACTGTTACTTTGGCTCAAAACCGTCTAAAAAAGtggttaaaaaatatttcgaggCACCCTCGacgaattaaaatttgagGGTGTAACTTCTCACCACTGGGAAGCTGTTTTAACCTACTTCACTCACCCAACCAATCTGATCGACCTAAACTTTCGTTCGATACaatgtccagtttcagtaccctatttagagtaccagaTCACACAGATCTTCAGGACGCAGaataaaccaaaaatcttctaaaaatgtaatttcgtgTCATGCTCATTTGGTGCAATTGTGCAATAATAGCGTTCGGTTCTACAAGGAAACAAGGTTACAGAAATCGTTTGAGATTGAGTTAGAATATCTCGAAATGTCAACGacctcatattggtgtcaaactacgcgtcttgtcaatagctttcaggaaaaaaaagttttatggtGGTTACTTCCCGAGATTTTGGGCCACCGACTTAATATGGGGCTACACGAGTCGAAGCTCAAAGCGTCACCCCCACCGATATAacttcttttgtaagtggataaaaggacttgcgtcacacctctactgtaagtggttttgtgTGATTTCTGTAtagcaaaaattgatttaataaagaaaatttgaaacattgacGAGGAACTTTGGTTCCTGGTGTatttaaaaagattttaaataaaagtatCGATGAATTCACTTGTAGAAATTAAGCTAAACGGCGAggaaacaaaatcaataatcTTTATGTAGAGGGTATATAACAACCGTGTTCCAGTTCAGTTTCACTTCAGTTGCTTTAGAAGttcgtaaataaaattggtaaacATCTTAAAATTGCTATTGATGATATAGATTGAAAGACTACAAAGAACATCACCGGCAATTCTGCAAGCAGCACTTTTAAAACTGTTGATGAAAGCAGAAGCCAGaagtttacaaaatattcgatCAAAGTATTGAAAGAAAGAACAAGTGGAAAAACTTTCGGTAACTTTTGTGCGCTAATAAATTATGTATTGGCGTTTGTACAAGGTATCGGTGTACTATGTCATGTCGTATGAAATAGATTAACACTAATGTTAAATATTGCAGATCttctctaatttttttttaaattccactAAAGATCTCAGAGTCTGAGACCCAGCTGTCAAATTTATCACAATTGCTTTTGCAAAAATCTattagaaaatcgaaaaaaaatctgctgTTCTCTCAAcgctcatttttttttttttgagacgagCTTCTAAGGTTACAAATTCTGACTTTCACCACCAaatttgcttgtaggttgtaGTTCTTAAAGACAGAGAGTCCACATCAAATATTAGCTGCTCATAAGGACTAGGGACTAGGGCAGTGGTTCGAAACCAGTGTCATTATGGTTATAGTATGTACTGCCCTAACGAAGGTGGTTCTAGACTGCTGGTCAGATTATAGAAACTAAATATGGCGACAGAATATAGGTATTGATTGGTGTTACatgaagaatgaaattttaaaaatgttttaaaaggTGTGATAAGTACGTGataagtcaaatttttgattttttaagcCGACACGTCAGGTGCGGCATCatatctttaaaaaaagcTATTTTGTAACAGATACAACCACCGTATCACCgtaacagatacgtaaataactatttatctACTGCTTGTATAATTTTCAAGCAAAACCACATGAACCGTAACTAACATGATAATTGTCGTGTGCAAATCAACTATACGTTTGCTAACTAACTAAATTCACGGTGcggtggaacaactttttttcgaaaagttcgTAAACATGgggttttcttgttaaaaatgatTGGGGTGATCCTAACGATTATTTTTCtcctaaaattaaaatgttttgccgGGGCCTTCTCGAGAAAAGTTGAtttatcttaaaaaaaatgagtcaAAAATGGCCCtttgtgaaatgttttctACTAGGAAAGCTTGTTaatgtatttttttggttttataagCACAATTATAAGAAGTAGAGACTCAAACCTTTACAACGGTACCTTACACACCATATTCGAACCTATGATATATGATTGGAATCCCGTTTTCGACGAACTTTAAGGAATTTTCGATGGTTATGTTGGTTATcccgtttttttttagctaATAGGTCcgagctattttttttttcaattgtttcataAAGCTGACATCCATACCTTTCGATTGATACCAAACAAGACATATAAAGACTCGAGTAAGGGAGCCGGAACTGATTTCCTCTCGAgaaataacgatttttttatgaaataatgGAACTCGGTAAAGTGTTTTACAGCAGGAAATctcattaattcaattttttaggtTTCTTATTACTTTTACAAACGAAggttacgtaatattaccaaAAATCAGTTAAcatattgtaaattttaatcattttcaacaaaaattactcgTTTTTAGCAAATTCAAGTGTATTTTAtcgtataattttgttttagttagGCCTAGTTCAGCCTAGTTAAACAACTTGTTCAAAAACAGTCGAGTAGTATACACATTTGAAATTGATAATTAAAAGAGCGTGGATTTTTACGATTTCTCTCAGAGTTGTCATTGAATGACGCCGTCGGCAACTcggtcttctgtcacttcataaGAACACGGGCTTAgatcgaaaactgaaatttgttagcaaatgaaatttcatttcaaatttcgtatcCTAAAAGACCGAGTTTCCGGCACTGCCATCGTTGAATATTGTGGTAGCGACATACAATCTAGCGTGATAACGTAACACAAGTGCTTCCAAGTCTTTCGACTCAACGTAACACAAGTGCTTCCAAGTCTTTCGACTCGTGTACCCCTTCTTCAACTAGCCGAATACGAGTTTGGTTATCTGAATAGTCGAAACAAACATTTACGCAAGACGTGAGATTCCACATTCTTGTTCAGTCAAACTatactttactcaacaaaGCTCAAAGtgaagcatgtaatagtagtcTCCATGCTGCTAatgtaattcattcatttttaccTATTGTCTTGTTCAGTAAAACTATACTATACTGAGGAAAGCTCAAAGTGACGCATGTAATAGTAGTTTACATTCCATGCTGAGAAAGTAATTCTTTTATGTGTTTATGTGTTTAAGGTGTTTTCCAGCAACAAGCTCCGGTTACTGTCTTTTTGACAAATGTAGAGTCAATCAaacaagttgctcaaaaacacacgagtgagtttccgagtatcacaaagttgtttcaTAAGCAGTCAATTATGTAGCAGTATCGAAGGTACTGGTTTACCGTGTGacacatgcgaaagttgagtTTCACgtaaaattcacgaaaaattaacagaaaatagtCCACCGTATAAAGGATAATTTTCGCAAAGGACATATTGCTGAATAatattcaactttcgcatgagtCTGATAGTAAAATATCgaattgttacaattttgtattggtaaattacgtaatattaccgaaaCATCGGTAATATTGGTAATTTAAGATTTCGGTAATATTACCCAatgttacgtaatattaccgtaatattacgtaatattaccgacaataaataaattaccggTAATTTCCCATCTCTGACCACATCTCATCATTTTCATACTACAAACAGGGAAACAACCTGGCTGTCGATCTGTTAGTTGAAGTggtaacaaaatataaaaccacaaagtttttcattatttcataaTCATCTTATTCTTAAAAAAGCTTTAAATCACAGTCAATATAGAGACACTTCGATACAtatctaaaaaataaaattgcttcaaagaaataaaaatggaaaatcaaacacaaaaaattaacaaaaaaaagaaacttaaaattaaaaaaaaaaaaacttaaaactgAGGTGACTTATGAATGTAGAgttgattttgatttaaatttgtcgtaaaaaataaaagctCACCCGAAAGatcaaaccaaaaaattcattttttaaccCAATATTTCCTCTCTCCcactcaaaataaaaacaaaaatccgcCTCaccaaatatacaaaaaaagtgaaatcaCCACGGCCTCCACATGTCACCACTACCCATGTCTTGTTTATCATTCCCATCAACTTGTTTACGGTCAGACTCTTCAGCTTTGAACAATTTCACCGGATTCGGCTTGATGTCGTCATTTAGATCCATTGGATATGGTCGCTTCTTGTTCACATAATGAATGTCCAACGTTCGATTCGAATTTGTATTTGTGATGACAGACAGTGGCTTAATCTTAACCAGTTCACTGGTCGATGTTACATGGGGTTGTTGTAAGGTGATTACCGGCTTCAATGACAATTCAATCGAACCCCCACTGGGAGGCGTTGGAAATATGTTGGCAAAATTTGAACTGGACTGTAGAGGTGGTGTAACTGTTTGGTATTCGGTTGTGTTCATCGACTCATCACAACTCGTTATGGATGATGTCGGACTCAGCGGCGGACTGTTCGATAATCGTTTTGTGTGTGATTTCGTTACACTGTTGAACGCGCTGATGCGGGGCGCTGTCACATTTAGGTCGATTGGATTTTGTGGTGAAAAGTTCGATGATGGAAAGTAGGGAAGATTACTGCTATTCGGCATGACCAATGCTAACTCTCCCGTTGGTAGTCGTGACGGTATAAGTTGCATTCCTCCGACTTGTATGCGC
The DNA window shown above is from Bradysia coprophila strain Holo2 chromosome IV unlocalized genomic scaffold, BU_Bcop_v1 contig_84, whole genome shotgun sequence and carries:
- the LOC119072972 gene encoding protein deadpan → MITPLDHDNTMDGRNNNFLSSSNHGNDEQNNSGLTKAELRKSNKPIMEKKRRARINHCLNELKTLILDAMKKDPARHTKLEKADILEMTVKHLQTVQRNQIAIAVQNDPTVIHKFKAGFSDCTDEVSRYINRMEGVDAGVKNRLLNHLNSCVGVQTQITPYTHLTGGNSYRPSANILGSSSGAISSILPQDPNNNGRIQVGGMQLIPSRLPTGELALVMPNSSNLPYFPSSNFSPQNPIDLNVTAPRISAFNSVTKSHTKRLSNSPPLSPTSSITSCDESMNTTEYQTVTPPLQSSSNFANIFPTPPSGGSIELSLKPVITLQQPHVTSTSELVKIKPLSVITNTNSNRTLDIHYVNKKRPYPMDLNDDIKPNPVKLFKAEESDRKQVDGNDKQDMGSGDMWRPW